The proteins below come from a single Gemmatimonadota bacterium genomic window:
- the groEL gene encoding chaperonin GroEL (60 kDa chaperone family; promotes refolding of misfolded polypeptides especially under stressful conditions; forms two stacked rings of heptamers to form a barrel-shaped 14mer; ends can be capped by GroES; misfolded proteins enter the barrel where they are refolded when GroES binds; many bacteria have multiple copies of the groEL gene which are active under different environmental conditions; the B.japonicum protein in this cluster is expressed constitutively; in Rhodobacter, Corynebacterium and Rhizobium this protein is essential for growth) produces the protein MAAKELQFDVEARSALKRGIDQLAEAVKVTLGPKGRNVVIDRKFGSPTVTKDGVTVAKEVELEHPVENMGAQMVKEVATKTSDLAGDGTTTATVLAQAIFREGLKNVTAGVNPMALKRGIEKSVDKVVEELKAISTPTKGKKEIAQVGTISANNDPEIGDLIADAMEKVGKDGVITV, from the coding sequence ATGGCTGCAAAGGAACTGCAATTTGATGTGGAAGCGCGTTCGGCGCTGAAGCGGGGCATCGATCAGCTGGCCGAGGCGGTGAAGGTGACGCTGGGCCCGAAGGGCCGCAACGTGGTGATTGATCGCAAGTTCGGCTCGCCGACGGTCACCAAGGACGGCGTAACGGTGGCCAAGGAAGTCGAGCTCGAGCACCCGGTCGAGAACATGGGTGCGCAGATGGTGAAGGAAGTGGCCACCAAGACGAGTGATCTGGCGGGCGACGGCACGACCACCGCGACCGTGCTGGCGCAGGCGATTTTTCGCGAGGGTCTGAAGAACGTCACCGCGGGTGTGAACCCCATGGCGCTCAAGCGGGGGATCGAGAAGTCGGTCGATAAGGTGGTCGAGGAGCTGAAGGCGATTTCGACGCCGACGAAGGGGAAGAAGGAGATCGCGCAGGTCGGGACCATCTCGGCGAACAACGATCCCGAGATCGGCGATCTGATTGCCGACGCCATGGAGAAGGTGGGCAAGGACGGCGTGATCACGGT
- the groES gene encoding co-chaperone GroES, which produces MATASATQIRPLADRVVVKPLEETEQMKGGLYIPDTAKEKPQQGEVTAVGPGKMTDDGKRIPPEVKEGDRVLYGKYSGTEVTVGDEQYLILRESDVLAVIQT; this is translated from the coding sequence ATGGCCACTGCTTCCGCGACCCAGATCCGGCCGTTGGCCGATCGCGTGGTAGTCAAGCCGCTGGAGGAGACCGAGCAGATGAAGGGCGGCCTGTACATTCCCGACACGGCCAAGGAGAAGCCGCAGCAGGGGGAGGTGACGGCGGTGGGCCCGGGGAAGATGACGGACGATGGCAAGCGGATCCCGCCCGAGGTGAAGGAAGGGGACCGCGTGCTGTACGGGAAGTACAGTGGCACGGAGGTCACGGTAGGCGACGAGCAGTATCTGATCCTGCGGGAGTCGGATGTGCTCGCGGTAATCCAGACCTGA